From the genome of Maridesulfovibrio ferrireducens, one region includes:
- the hmcC gene encoding sulfate respiration complex protein HmcC has translation MSNPGNTGPKSVINTFNVIAGAIIVMGLVITVLRFTKGLGAVTNLDDNNPWGIWIGFDLLCGVALAAGGYTTSAACYIFGLKRFHSAVRPAILTAFLGYALVVFALQYDLGRPWRLPYPIFYQQGTTSLLFEVGLCVMLYLTVLFIEFTPAMFEWLGMKKLRAVVVKLTLALTIFGVVLSTLHQSSLGALYTIAPSKLHPLWYSPYLPVFFFVSSIAAGLSMVIFEGTLSHKKLHRMMDEEYLKHHDGVVLGFGKAASLVLFAYFAIKMIGLAYDNNWHYLTSGYGLWFMVEMIGFVVLPCFLFALGVREKNMSIIKKAAIITVLGIVLNRFNVSLVAFNYHLPSSERYFPTLMEIGISIFVVTLGVVIFRFITTRMPIFFEHPDYKGEH, from the coding sequence ATGTCCAATCCCGGCAACACAGGACCAAAATCTGTAATCAACACATTCAATGTGATTGCAGGTGCCATCATTGTTATGGGTCTGGTCATAACTGTTCTCAGATTCACCAAAGGCCTCGGGGCTGTCACCAATCTTGATGACAACAACCCTTGGGGTATCTGGATCGGATTTGATCTGCTCTGCGGTGTCGCACTCGCAGCCGGTGGATATACCACCTCTGCCGCATGCTACATCTTCGGACTTAAACGCTTTCACTCCGCAGTACGTCCGGCAATTCTGACCGCGTTTCTGGGCTATGCTCTGGTTGTTTTTGCTCTGCAATACGACCTTGGCCGTCCTTGGCGGTTGCCGTACCCCATCTTCTATCAGCAGGGGACAACCTCACTGCTCTTCGAAGTTGGTTTATGCGTTATGTTATATCTGACAGTACTGTTTATTGAGTTCACTCCTGCCATGTTCGAATGGCTGGGCATGAAGAAACTCAGAGCCGTTGTAGTCAAACTGACTCTGGCACTGACTATCTTCGGCGTAGTGCTCTCAACCTTGCATCAGTCCTCCCTCGGAGCACTTTACACAATCGCACCGTCTAAGCTGCACCCTTTGTGGTACTCACCTTATCTGCCGGTGTTCTTCTTTGTGTCCAGTATCGCAGCGGGACTCTCAATGGTAATATTCGAAGGAACCCTTTCCCATAAAAAACTGCACCGCATGATGGATGAGGAATACCTCAAACACCACGACGGCGTAGTTCTCGGATTCGGTAAAGCAGCATCTCTGGTGCTCTTCGCATACTTCGCCATCAAGATGATCGGTCTGGCATACGACAACAACTGGCATTACCTGACTTCAGGCTACGGCTTGTGGTTCATGGTTGAAATGATCGGTTTTGTAGTACTGCCTTGTTTCCTCTTCGCCCTCGGTGTTCGTGAAAAAAATATGAGCATTATCAAGAAAGCGGCTATCATAACTGTTCTTGGTATCGTTCTTAACAGATTCAATGTTTCACTGGTCGCGTTTAACTACCACCTTCCTTCTTCTGAAAGGTACTTCCCTACTTTGATGGAGATCGGAATCTCTATCTTCGTGGTTACTCTCGGTGTGGTTATCTTCCGTTTCATTACCACCCGGATG